A DNA window from Plodia interpunctella isolate USDA-ARS_2022_Savannah chromosome 12, ilPloInte3.2, whole genome shotgun sequence contains the following coding sequences:
- the LOC128674114 gene encoding motile sperm domain-containing protein 1-like yields MKNFPVFVFPVSLEFYLNARHTHKQLLTVYNPYDFSVNFKVLCTSPNKFTVIDPEGVIAPQSCIDIVVRYTQPSISHCDTTEKFRITMYDRNTQQALGKRDIPTKLIEGEPSSTNPESLGDSFHPLAARTAPVRPIEEQPRITSSQCHHPAHHREQQPVNVVAVAVSICCIAALLLPTQPEQVPKSQWPEWLHIGSNLKLVFSFVLGLVSMLVLRP; encoded by the exons ATGAAGAATTTCCCTGTATTTGTTTTCCCCGTAtctttagaattttatttaaatgctagACATACACATAAACAATTACTGACTGTTTATAACCCGTACGATTTTTCTGTGAATTTTAAAG TACTGTGCACGTCGCCTAACAAATTTACTGTAATCGATCCCGAAGGTGTTATAGCTCCACAAAGCTGTATAGACATTGTAGTAAGATACACACAGCCTTCTATTTCTCATTGTGACACAACAGAGAAGTTTAGGATAACAATGTATGACAGGAACACTCAACAG GCCTTGGGAAAAAGGGACATTCctacaaaattaatagaaGGAGAACCATCCAGTACAAATCCAGAAAGTTTAGGTGACAGTTTTCACCCCCTTGCAGCCAGAACTGCACCTGTCAGGCCGATAGAGGAGCAGCCACGCATCACATCTTCACAGTGCCACCACCCAGCACACCACAG agAACAACAGCCTGTGAATGTGGTGGCCGTGGCAGTCAGTATATGCTGCATCGCTGCACTTTTGCTGCCCACACAACCAGAGCAAGTGCCCAAGTCTCAGTGGCCTGAGTGGCTTCACATTGGCTCTAATCTTAAACTAGTATTTTCGTTTGTTCTCGGATTAGTAAGTATGCTAGTTTTGAGGCCATAA
- the LOC128674113 gene encoding beta-1,4-galactosyltransferase 2-like: MHNKHYLTTMRHGWKKKIVFCGSLVIFLLIILHPDMNVRGNYEYIEKDVIVHNLHEETAANFTSSAVLNCDYRDVIFDDTTLSLSLADGDLIENHKIKEGGEYAPSDCKPKFSTAIIVPYRDIAEQLRGFLVYMHMFLHRQCIHYRIYVVEQMDSRPFNRAKLLNIGAVAAMKAGYPCLVLHDVDLLPLRPSNLYACTKSPRHMSSSINKFRFVIPYLNLFDGAVAIISKQFKAVNGMSNEFFGWAGEDDDLYARLEAEGLKPCRFEPSTSRYHKVTQESQFRRDRGQKSVKYSKDKISVDGLNTLKYTEVATVLHPLFTHIMVDL, encoded by the exons ATGCATAATAAACATTACTTAACAACAATGCGTCATGGatggaaaaagaaaatagtatTCTGCGGATCTcttgtaattttcttattaataatcCTCCATCCTGATATGAACGTCCGAGGAAATTATGAATACATAGAAAAAGATGTGATTGTGCACAATTTGCATGAAGAAACTGCGGCTAATTTTACAAGCAGTGCAGTATTGAATTGCGACTACCGTGACGTAATCTTCGACGACACAACACTATCCCTCAGCCTCGCCGATGGAGATTTGATTGAAAACCATAAGATTAAAGAAGGAGGGGAATACGCTCCGTCTGATTGCAAACCTAAATTTAGTACCGCAATTATAGTTCCTTATAG AGATATAGCAGAGCAATTACGAGGTTTTCTAGTATATATGCATATGTTCCTACACCGTCAATGCATCCACTACAGGATCTATGTGGTAGAGCAGATGGATTCCCGCCCTTTCAACAGAGCAAAGCTTTTGAACATAGGTGCCGTCGCAGCTATGAAGGCCGGCTACCCGTGCCTGGTATTACACGATGTTGACCTGCTGCCCTTGAGACCTTCCAATCTATATGCTTGTACAAAGAGTCCTAGACACATGTCATCCAGTATTAATAAGTTCAG ATTTGTGATACCATACTTAAACCTGTTCGATGGTGCTGTAGCAATAATATCGAAGCAATTTAAGGCAGTCAATGGGATGAGCAACGAGTTCTTTGGCTGGGCTGGGGAGGATGATGACTTGTATGCACGCCTCGAGGCAGAGGGCTTGAAGCCTTGCCGTTTTGAGCCCAGCACTAGTCGGTACCATAAAGTGACTCAGGAGTCACAGTTTAGAAG GGACAGGGGTCAGAAATCTGTCAAGTACTCAAAGGACAAGATATCTGTGGACGGCCTCAACACGCTCAAGTACACAGAAGTAGCGACTGTTCTTCATCCGCTCTTCACTCATATCATGGTCGATTTGTAG
- the Dip-C gene encoding xaa-Pro dipeptidase encodes MAATWSMGPGTLEIPLSLFATNRERLADKLKSGQVVVLQGGDSINHYDTDVEYVFRQESYFTWVCGVREPGCYFALDVGTRKSHLFVPRLPEEYEVWMGKLLSCHEFKKLYAVDEVHYVDELRDVLKSLKPELLLTLSGPNTDSGLTAKEAVFEGIEEFQVDNDILFPIIAELRVIKTPAEIEVMRYVCKVSSDAHKQVMLFARPGLMEYQCESVFLDHCYRVGGCRHVSYTCICGSGHNAATLHYGHAAAPNCKMIRSGDMCLFDMGGNYAGYAADITCSFPANGRFSADQRLVYEAVLFARDAVIREAKPGVMWQDMHLTANRAMLEHLKKGGLLKGDVEQMIEHGVNGILQPHGLGHLLGLDVHDVGGYLRACPSRPRGALCRLRTARRLQAAMLLTIEPGCYFIPRLLDNAKNSSTQSQFFNWDVVERFRGFGGVRIEDDVLITEHGVENLTFVPRTVAEIEDFMANGANFK; translated from the exons ATGGCAGCGACGTGGTCTATGGGTCCAGGCACTCTCGAAATTCCTTTATCTTTATTTGCTACTAATAGAGAAAGACTTGCAGACAAGTTGAAATCTGGCCAAGTTGTTGTGTTGCAAGGTGGCGATAGCATAAACCATTACGATACCGACGTCGAATATGTTTTTAGACAG GAATCGTACTTTACATGGGTGTGTGGAGTCCGTGAACCAGGCTGTTATTTCGCCTTAGATGTTGGAACCAGGAAGTCTCATTTATTTGTGCCTCGTTTACCCGAAGAGTATGAAGTCTGGATGGGAAAGCTGCTCTCATGTCACGAGTTCAAGAAATTGTATGCAGTGGATGAAGTGCATTATGTTGATGAG CTAAGGGATGTCCTCAAAAGTCTGAAACCTGAGTTGCTTTTGACACTG AGTGGTCCCAACACTGACAGCGGACTCACGGCTAAAGAGGCAGTTTTTGAAGGAATTGAAGa ATTTCAAGTAGACAATGATATTCTGTTCCCGATAATAGCAgaatt gcGTGTCATCAAAACGCCCGCCGAAATCGAAGTGATGCGTTATGTGTGCAAAGTGTCATCCGACGCGCACAAGCAG GTGATGCTGTTCGCTCGCCCAGGCTTGATGGAGTACCAATGTGAGTCGGTGTTCCTGGACCACTGCTACCGCGTGGGCGGCTGTCGGCACGTGTCCTACACCTGCATCTGCGGCTCCGGACACAACGCCGCCACGCTACATTACGGCCACGCCGCGGCCCCCAACTGCAAGATGATTCGCAGTGGAGATATGTG CCTATTCGACATGGGGGGTAACTACGCGGGGTACGCGGCCGACATCACGTGCTCGTTCCCCGCGAACGGCCGGTTCTCCGCCGACCAGCGACTCGTCTACGAGGCCGTGCTGTTCGCCAGGGACGCCGTCATTCG AGAAGCGAAGCCCGGCGTGATGTGGCAAGACATGCATCTGACCGCCAACCGAGCGATGTTGGAGCACTTGAAGAAGGGTGGACTTCTCAAAGGGGACGTGGAGCAAATGATCGAG CACGGCGTGAATGGCATCCTGCAGCCTCACGGCCTCGGCCACCTGCTGGGGCTGGACGTGCACGACGTGGGCGGGTACCTGCGCGCGTGCCCGTCGCGGCCGCGCGGCGCGCTGTGTCGGCTGCGCACGGCGCGGCGGCTGCAGGCGGCCATGCTGCTCACCATAGAGCCTGGCTGCTACTTCATACCAAGG CTCCTGGACAACGCTAAGAACAGTTCAACTCAATCCCAGTTCTTCAACTGGGACGTGGTGGAGCGGTTCCGAGGATTCGGCGGAGTGCGGATAGAAGATGACGTGCTCATCACCGAACATGGTGTCGAAAATCTGACCTTCGTGCCCAGGAC tgtTGCTGAAATTGAAGACTTCATGGCAAATGGAGCAAATTTCAAATGA
- the LOC128674110 gene encoding putative uncharacterized protein DDB_G0285869 isoform X2 — MYSIDKKDSDIVDVNKADDIEKFDNSIEVIRRCTTQNAINTSWGPSNNDSLGEYTKGNKTPPFVSIMMSNSISPSREDKLNSSTQTDHALPINCSLIDVSLSFTKDIEPQDSSSNENSARLFVNKRNRSNSNDMENMEIRHWKKTKCMDSSTPSTSDSNERATNGGAVSSSQFSSTSDTSFKSINSSPSYKVRKRRLKSESSLFKDALQRSKKATNLSKHNKPCPFENNSTGGTPRKDRSQRRGKAKSWRFVDLCTWIGRKSYQSITGFYSDILREPVAQRTNHHVEEVIELRKYLEEVDTKHSRLARENELLQDQMKLMMVKIEELEVKIRRQENQPPRPYCPPPPPPPPPPPPPPPPPPPATKLGRSHTIPRCGSAPPRIAGPRLTITPQDIANVKLRKTKDNPVRPKPASKEPLPLVTQHMLLSTRAKLSRAKPVAASTPKQQLSDLEKVIET; from the exons ATGTATTCAATTGACAAAAAAGATAGTGACATTGTTGATGTTAACAAAGCTGACGATATCGAGAAATTTGATAATTCTATAGAAGTTATACGAAGATGCACGACACAAAACGCTATTAATACATCGTGGGGCCCATCTAATAATGATTCCCTTGGTGAATATACTAAGGGCAATAAAACACCTCCATTTGTGAGCATTATGATGTCAAACAGTATAAGTCCGAGTAGAGAAGACAAGCTGAACAGTTCGACACAAACGGATCATGCATTGCCAATAAACTGTAGTCTTATTGATGTGAGTCTCTCGTTTACCAAAGACATTGAACCCCAAGATTCCAGTTCTAATGAAAATTCAGCGCGACTGTTTGTCAATAAACGAAATCGAAGCAATTCGAATGATATGGAAAATATGGAAATTAGGCACTGGAAGAAGACGAAGTGTATGGATTCTAGTACGCCGAGCACATCTGACTCTAATGAACGAGCTACGAATGGTGGAGCCGTATCATCAAGCCAATTTTCTAGTACTTCCGATACGTCTTTCAAATCCATAAATAGCAGTCCTAGTTACAAAGTACGGAAGAGAAGGCTGAAATCTGAGTCAAGTTTATTCAAAGATGCGCTTCAAAGGTCcaaaaaagctacaaatttaagtaaacataataaaccttgtccatttgaaaataattcaacCG GAGGGACACCGAGGAAGGACAGAAGCCAGCGACGCGGCAAAGCGAAATCCTGGAGATTCGTGGACCTTTGTACATGGATCGGAAGGAAG AGCTATCAATCCATAACTGGTTTTTATTCGGACATACTACGCGAGCCTGTGGCTCAGAGGACCAATCATCACGTAGAAGAGGTCATTGAGCTGAGGAAATACCTAGAAGAAGTGGACACAAAGCACTCACGGCTTGCTAGGGAAAATGAACTGCTGCAAGATCAAATGAAACTGATGATGGTCAAGATTGAAGAATTAGAGGTCAAAATTAG ACGTCAAGAAAACCAACCTCCACGGCCATATTGTCCACCCCCACCTCCTCCCCCGCCGCCGCCTCCCCCTCCACCACCGCCCCCACCACCTGCCACCAAACTAGGAAGGTCCCACACCATACCAAGATGTGGCTCTGCGCCACCAAGGATTGCCGGACCCCGTCTGACCATCACTCCACAGGATATAGCTAACGTGAAGCTGAGAAAAACCAAG GACAATCCAGTGCGACCCAAGCCGGCATCGAAGGAGCCACTGCCGTTAGTGACCCAGCACATGCTTTTGTCCACGCGCGCTAAATTGAGCCGGGCAAAGCCCGTTGCTGCTTCCACTCCTAAACAGCAGCTATCGGATTTGGAAAa AGTGATAGAAACGTGA
- the LOC128674110 gene encoding putative uncharacterized protein DDB_G0285869 isoform X1, protein MYSIDKKDSDIVDVNKADDIEKFDNSIEVIRRCTTQNAINTSWGPSNNDSLGEYTKGNKTPPFVSIMMSNSISPSREDKLNSSTQTDHALPINCSLIDVSLSFTKDIEPQDSSSNENSARLFVNKRNRSNSNDMENMEIRHWKKTKCMDSSTPSTSDSNERATNGGAVSSSQFSSTSDTSFKSINSSPSYKVRKRRLKSESSLFKDALQRSKKATNLSKHNKPCPFENNSTGGTPRKDRSQRRGKAKSWRFVDLCTWIGRKSYQSITGFYSDILREPVAQRTNHHVEEVIELRKYLEEVDTKHSRLARENELLQDQMKLMMVKIEELEVKIRRQENQPPRPYCPPPPPPPPPPPPPPPPPPPATKLGRSHTIPRCGSAPPRIAGPRLTITPQDIANVKLRKTKDNPVRPKPASKEPLPLVTQHMLLSTRAKLSRAKPVAASTPKQQLSDLEKCLLQETSLTSLYRRRVARNSFRSAEELRPRPYPAARCSRSPRSPRSNSLPRKPINSPLKFSDTTTLKSND, encoded by the exons ATGTATTCAATTGACAAAAAAGATAGTGACATTGTTGATGTTAACAAAGCTGACGATATCGAGAAATTTGATAATTCTATAGAAGTTATACGAAGATGCACGACACAAAACGCTATTAATACATCGTGGGGCCCATCTAATAATGATTCCCTTGGTGAATATACTAAGGGCAATAAAACACCTCCATTTGTGAGCATTATGATGTCAAACAGTATAAGTCCGAGTAGAGAAGACAAGCTGAACAGTTCGACACAAACGGATCATGCATTGCCAATAAACTGTAGTCTTATTGATGTGAGTCTCTCGTTTACCAAAGACATTGAACCCCAAGATTCCAGTTCTAATGAAAATTCAGCGCGACTGTTTGTCAATAAACGAAATCGAAGCAATTCGAATGATATGGAAAATATGGAAATTAGGCACTGGAAGAAGACGAAGTGTATGGATTCTAGTACGCCGAGCACATCTGACTCTAATGAACGAGCTACGAATGGTGGAGCCGTATCATCAAGCCAATTTTCTAGTACTTCCGATACGTCTTTCAAATCCATAAATAGCAGTCCTAGTTACAAAGTACGGAAGAGAAGGCTGAAATCTGAGTCAAGTTTATTCAAAGATGCGCTTCAAAGGTCcaaaaaagctacaaatttaagtaaacataataaaccttgtccatttgaaaataattcaacCG GAGGGACACCGAGGAAGGACAGAAGCCAGCGACGCGGCAAAGCGAAATCCTGGAGATTCGTGGACCTTTGTACATGGATCGGAAGGAAG AGCTATCAATCCATAACTGGTTTTTATTCGGACATACTACGCGAGCCTGTGGCTCAGAGGACCAATCATCACGTAGAAGAGGTCATTGAGCTGAGGAAATACCTAGAAGAAGTGGACACAAAGCACTCACGGCTTGCTAGGGAAAATGAACTGCTGCAAGATCAAATGAAACTGATGATGGTCAAGATTGAAGAATTAGAGGTCAAAATTAG ACGTCAAGAAAACCAACCTCCACGGCCATATTGTCCACCCCCACCTCCTCCCCCGCCGCCGCCTCCCCCTCCACCACCGCCCCCACCACCTGCCACCAAACTAGGAAGGTCCCACACCATACCAAGATGTGGCTCTGCGCCACCAAGGATTGCCGGACCCCGTCTGACCATCACTCCACAGGATATAGCTAACGTGAAGCTGAGAAAAACCAAG GACAATCCAGTGCGACCCAAGCCGGCATCGAAGGAGCCACTGCCGTTAGTGACCCAGCACATGCTTTTGTCCACGCGCGCTAAATTGAGCCGGGCAAAGCCCGTTGCTGCTTCCACTCCTAAACAGCAGCTATCGGATTTGGAAAa ATGTCTACTACAGGAGACGTCGTTGACGTCTCTATACAGAAGGCGCGTCGCCCGCAACTCGTTCCGCAGTGCGGAGGAGCTGCGGCCGCGGCCGTACCCCGCCGCGCGCTGCTCGCGCTCGCCGAGGTCGCCACGATCAAACTCACTGCCTCGAAAACCCATCAACTCACCCTTGAAATTCTCTGACACAACTACACTAAAATCTAATGACTAA
- the LOC128674109 gene encoding ankyrin repeat and SOCS box protein 3-like, translating to MDFSSHNPTTSNALNLAARNNNVRAVRSLLKKMNPNCVDNRGWTCLHEAADRDSYESLLLILKHPDCRPLAETYEGHTALYLACRRKCSIRTIKALLDSADDIANYGSTESVTPLHIASEQGRVELIQLLLDYDAMINVQDFDGDTPLHDAAMATEHEAVAILLHAGADPDIKNDPNYFTPFHLACSKGCIQTVKNILPYITDINHLTVGGDSPLMSAVYGCSDEIVQLLLENKADPHLRNEDNQTVLDMALSYGYISIFKTLLSVTKKEHISPNIILHACKPHCFNLEILEALLYHKDIGPEFFDFIEPFHVFLERIGDLMPFYLTNAPLNSYLNICEYIYNQSPETFKKYFYLFLSRGVGVNAIDINECPPIVYIHYCGHSTSFPHVFEILIEHGCNVDYCTARSCTDKDKCVPDAFLASLTSDPRTVLHMLPYSLHCDPGALLEFAFKNGVGNRISLQVQTRLMCMIDESYESIYADHLCYLVPSLRHLSRLKIRSVLRNRKGGVKSTKEFLDLLNILPIPPLLKNYLRFVC from the exons ATGGATTTTAGTTCTCATAATCCGACAACATCGAACGCTCTCAACCTAGCGGccagaaataataatgttaggGCCGTGAGGTCTTTGTTGAAGAAAATGAATCCTAATTGCGTAGATAATAGAGGGTGGACGTGCCTTCACGAGGCAGCTGATAGGGACAGTTACGAAAGCTTATTACTTATACTAAAGCACCCCGACTGTCGGCCTCTTGCCGAGACTTACGAGGGACACACTGCACTTTACCTTGCTTGCCGTCGAAAGTGTTCTATTAGAACAATCAAAGCACTTCTGGACAGTGCTGATGACATAGCTAATTATGGAAGCACTGAAAGCGTTACCCCATTACATATAGCTAGTGAACAAGGACGAGTTGAACTGATACAATTGTTATTAGACTATGATGCCATGATCAATGTACAAGACTTTGATGGTGATACTCCCTTGCATGACGCAGCCATGGCTACAGAACATGAAGCTGTAGCAATTTTATTGCATGCTGGAGCTGATCCAGACATAAAAAATGACCCTAATTATTTCACACCATTCCATTTAGCATGTAGCAAGGGCTGTATacaaacagtaaaaaatatattaccataCATTACAGACATCAATCATCTCACAGTAGGTGGAGATAGCCCCTTGATGTCAGCTGTGTATGGCTGCTCTGATGAAATAGTACAATTATTACTTGAAAACAAAGCTGACCCTCATCTTAGGAATGAAGACAACCAAACTGTTTTAGATATGGCATTAAGTTATGGATACATCtcaattttcaaaactttattatcagTAACAAAGAAGGAGCACATCAGTCCAAATATTATTCTCCATGCCTGTAAACCACATTGTTTCAACTTGGAAATATTGGAAGCTTTGTTGTACCACAAAGATATTGGCCCAGAGTTCTTTGATTTTATAGAACcatttcatgtatttttagAAAGAATCGGTGACCTTATGCCATTTTACCTGACCAATGCTCCTTTGAATTCGTATTTGAATAtatgtgaatatatttacaatcagTCTCCAGAGACattcaaaaagtatttttatttatttttgtctagaGGTGTTGGAGTTAATGCTATAGATATAAATGAATGTCCACCAATAGTGTACATACATTACTGTGGCCATTCTACATCATTTCCACAT GTGTTTGAAATACTCATAGAACATGGATGTAATGTAGATTACTGCACTGCAAGATCTTGCACAGATAAAGACAAATGTGTGCCAGATGCCTTCCTAGCGTCCTTGACCTCCGACCCCAGGACTGTACTTCATATGTTGCCATATAGTTTGCACTGCGACCCTGGCGCTCTATTAGAGTTTGCTTTCAAAAATGGAGTAGGAAATAGAATATCTTTGCAA gtACAAACTAGACTAATGTGTATGATTGACGAAAGCTATGAGAGTATTTATGCTGACCATCTTTGTTATTTGGTGCCATCCCTAAGGCACttaagtcggttaaaaataagAAGTGTTTTAAGAAACAGGAAAGGTGGAGTGAAGTCAACAAAAGAATTCCTCGACTTACTCAATATATTACCAATACCGCCattgttgaaaaattatttgcgatttgtttgttaa